The following DNA comes from Chryseobacterium gallinarum.
CGGGTCCGTAAGCTTTGTTTTCTCAGACATTAACAGGGCGGCAGCGTGATGAGGTATCATTCCTTTCACAAATTCTTTGTCCCCCACAAACATCTGTTCTCTGATTCCAAACCAGGAAAAGATTCCAATCACTACAGAAATGAGTATGATGATCCTGTTCATTTTCTTATTCACATACATGGGTTTCATCACCAGCAATTCGATAAGCAGCATTGCAGAGACCATCAGGAGGGTCATATAAAGATTGTTGATATTCAGGATCAGATTTTGCCAACCGTCTATCATAGCAT
Coding sequences within:
- a CDS encoding DUF305 domain-containing protein, with protein sequence MEKIHNKHEMSHSSENTKSSSMYMRFVVMAAAMFVAMYFIMYAMIDGWQNLILNINNLYMTLLMVSAMLLIELLVMKPMYVNKKMNRIIILISVVIGIFSWFGIREQMFVGDKEFVKGMIPHHAAALLMSEKTKLTDPELIELQKNILESQAKEIELMKRKLDEFKKTGR